The following proteins are encoded in a genomic region of Thiomonas sp. X19:
- the gloA gene encoding lactoylglutathione lyase, with translation MQILHTMLRVGDMQRSIDFYTRVLGMKLLRTTERPEQKYSLAFVGYAANPEQAEIELTYNHGVDHYELGSAYGHIALGVDDVYAACERIKAAGGKVTREAGPVAGGSTVIAFVQDPDGYKIELIQRGTHS, from the coding sequence ATGCAAATCCTCCACACCATGCTGCGCGTCGGCGACATGCAGCGCTCCATCGACTTCTACACCCGCGTGCTCGGCATGAAGCTGCTGCGCACCACCGAGCGCCCCGAGCAGAAGTACAGCCTGGCTTTCGTCGGCTACGCCGCCAACCCGGAGCAGGCCGAAATCGAGCTGACCTACAACCATGGCGTCGACCATTACGAACTGGGCAGCGCCTATGGCCACATCGCCCTCGGGGTGGACGACGTTTACGCCGCCTGCGAACGCATCAAGGCCGCCGGCGGCAAGGTCACGCGCGAAGCCGGGCCGGTTGCGGGCGGCAGCACCGTCATCGCCTTCGTCCAAGACCCGGACGGCTACAAGATCGAGCTGATCCAGCGCGGCACGCACTCTTGA
- a CDS encoding PepSY domain-containing protein: MATTRTLIASALLAVGGLTAAASAYAFDGQQYSKDAKVTLEQARATALKQIPNGTVADEELEKEKGGTGLRYSFDIKAGNATHEVGIDAQTGAVLENSVEGANAD; the protein is encoded by the coding sequence ATGGCAACAACCCGTACCCTCATCGCATCCGCCCTGCTCGCCGTTGGCGGGCTCACAGCCGCGGCCTCCGCCTATGCCTTCGACGGCCAGCAATACAGCAAGGACGCCAAGGTCACGCTGGAGCAGGCGCGCGCCACCGCGCTCAAGCAAATCCCCAACGGCACCGTTGCCGACGAGGAACTGGAGAAGGAAAAAGGCGGCACCGGCCTGCGCTACTCGTTCGACATCAAGGCCGGCAACGCCACCCATGAAGTCGGCATCGACGCCCAAACCGGCGCCGTGCTGGAGAACAGCGTCGAAGGAGCGAACGCGGACTGA
- a CDS encoding CoA transferase — MNSPPTASARNRRLDALKPHHPSGFKPLAGLRVLSVALNLPGPAALARLHALGAEARKIEPPSGDPMRAMCPPLYRAMHRGVAVRTLDLKTPAGQDALQQELRDADLLLTSFRPAALQRLGLGKRRLRRDHPSLASVAIVGQTGRGANLPGHDLTYQAQAGLIDAARLPPTLLADMTGALLTVEAAMGALMQAAARRGGGTTSNASPVAPGVPGAHLQVALADAASFAALPHGAGLTLAGGLLGGALPGYAVHPCRDGLVALAALEPHFAAQLATVAGGPSHAAIARWCKAHTVAELRALALEHDLPLEAWGVGPSGNHVPARRRA, encoded by the coding sequence ATGAATTCCCCACCCACTGCAAGCGCCCGCAACCGGCGTCTTGACGCGCTCAAGCCCCATCATCCGAGCGGTTTCAAACCCCTTGCGGGCCTGCGGGTGCTGAGCGTGGCGCTCAACCTGCCTGGCCCGGCAGCCCTCGCCAGGTTGCACGCCCTGGGGGCCGAAGCGCGCAAGATCGAACCCCCGTCCGGCGACCCGATGCGGGCCATGTGCCCGCCGCTGTATCGCGCCATGCACCGTGGCGTCGCGGTGCGCACACTCGATCTCAAGACCCCGGCGGGACAGGACGCCTTGCAGCAGGAACTGCGCGATGCCGACCTGCTGCTGACCTCGTTCCGCCCGGCCGCGCTGCAACGCCTGGGGCTGGGCAAGCGCCGCCTGCGACGCGACCATCCCTCGCTTGCGTCCGTGGCCATCGTCGGCCAAACCGGGCGTGGCGCCAACCTGCCCGGCCACGACCTCACCTATCAGGCCCAAGCCGGACTCATCGACGCTGCGCGCCTGCCGCCCACGCTGCTGGCCGACATGACCGGCGCCTTGCTCACGGTGGAGGCCGCCATGGGGGCGTTGATGCAAGCCGCGGCGCGCCGCGGCGGCGGGACCACAAGCAACGCATCCCCCGTCGCGCCCGGCGTGCCTGGCGCGCACTTGCAAGTGGCCTTGGCCGACGCCGCCAGCTTCGCCGCCCTGCCCCACGGCGCCGGCCTCACCCTGGCCGGCGGCCTGCTCGGCGGCGCCCTGCCCGGCTACGCCGTGCACCCCTGCCGCGACGGCCTGGTCGCCCTGGCAGCGCTGGAGCCGCACTTCGCCGCCCAACTCGCCACCGTCGCCGGCGGCCCCAGCCACGCGGCCATAGCCCGCTGGTGCAAGGCGCATACGGTGGCTGAACTCCGCGCCCTGGCCTTGGAGCACGACCTGCCGCTTGAGGCGTGGGGCGTGGGGCCGTCGGGAAATCATGTGCCGGCAAGGCGCCGTGCCTGA